A window of the Deltaproteobacteria bacterium genome harbors these coding sequences:
- a CDS encoding response regulator, with the protein MPPAPTFSSVLVIDDEPVVLDVFQRVLGEKGLSTRLARNAEEALAFIEREEFGCVLADKNLPGLDGIEIVRRVRQSQPHCACIVMTAYATTESAVEALRLGAVDYIAKPFDDLDRIAARIDDALRQMKAQYERRSAAPQLRLVGSEAANDPPDDEVAAAGHEQATPLEVLQARVRHATSDLRRRSLHLLSRLVASKAAGREVLLSGEALLDDLRHIRGAGGADRGELRRIEEKLEEHLALARHAQSR; encoded by the coding sequence ATGCCGCCTGCTCCGACCTTCTCCTCCGTGCTGGTGATCGACGACGAGCCCGTCGTCCTCGATGTCTTCCAGCGCGTTCTCGGCGAGAAGGGCCTCTCGACGCGCCTGGCGCGCAACGCCGAAGAGGCCTTGGCGTTCATCGAGCGCGAGGAGTTCGGTTGCGTGCTCGCGGACAAGAACCTGCCCGGCCTCGACGGGATTGAGATCGTCCGCCGCGTGCGTCAGTCGCAGCCGCATTGCGCCTGCATCGTCATGACCGCTTACGCGACGACGGAGAGCGCGGTGGAGGCGCTTCGCCTCGGAGCGGTCGACTACATTGCGAAGCCGTTCGACGATCTCGACCGCATCGCGGCGCGCATCGACGATGCGCTCCGCCAGATGAAGGCGCAGTACGAGAGGCGCAGCGCCGCCCCGCAGCTGCGGCTGGTGGGGAGCGAAGCGGCAAACGATCCGCCGGACGACGAGGTCGCCGCCGCAGGACATGAACAGGCGACGCCGCTCGAGGTCCTCCAGGCGCGGGTGCGACACGCGACTTCCGACTTGCGCCGGCGCTCGCTGCATCTGCTTTCCAGGCTCGTCGCCAGCAAGGCCGCGGGCCGCGAGGTCCTTCTTTCCGGCGAGGCGCTGCTCGACGACCTCCGCCACATTCGCGGCGCCGGCGGCGCCGACCGCGGCGAGCTGCGGCGCATCGAGGAAAAGCTGGAGGAGCATCTGGCATTGGCGCGTCACGCGCAGAGCCGCTGA
- a CDS encoding FecR domain-containing protein, translating into MMARRGPVRTIVEAAAVLAVLLGSAWLVFRGTLYRPPAGAALAHAAEDPKVDEAIVVAVAGDVVRLSPTGGTSALAVGQRLRADDSVRTGRGGRTDLQLGARSRLTIAEGTQLTVREITEKVHRFKLTRGRIAVDYQADGARLLRIESADGGAVAETQGARFGVLSTGTAVAIATETGAVNLSSHGKTIEVRAGTQSIAVAGKPPSGAEPIAARLLLKVADAAAAQEREGLCAEVEGTSPSGAEVLVDGAPAAVAEDGRFRVRVPAAPDKTSVVVSIRDAGGRETTKMVPCGPGGSVARIKDFAIRWRKKGP; encoded by the coding sequence ATGATGGCGCGGCGCGGACCCGTCCGGACGATCGTCGAGGCGGCGGCCGTTCTCGCCGTCCTGCTCGGCAGCGCCTGGCTGGTGTTCCGCGGGACGCTGTATCGCCCTCCTGCCGGCGCGGCGCTGGCGCACGCGGCGGAGGATCCGAAGGTCGACGAGGCCATCGTCGTCGCGGTGGCCGGCGACGTCGTCCGCTTGTCGCCGACCGGCGGCACTTCCGCCCTCGCCGTCGGCCAGCGCCTGCGCGCCGACGATTCGGTCCGCACCGGACGCGGTGGCCGGACGGACCTGCAACTGGGCGCGCGCAGCCGCCTCACCATCGCCGAGGGAACGCAGCTGACGGTGCGCGAGATCACCGAGAAAGTGCACCGGTTCAAGCTGACGCGCGGCCGCATCGCCGTCGACTACCAGGCGGACGGAGCCCGCCTGCTCCGCATCGAGAGCGCCGATGGCGGAGCGGTGGCGGAGACGCAAGGGGCGCGGTTCGGCGTCCTCTCCACTGGCACGGCCGTAGCGATCGCGACCGAGACCGGCGCGGTCAACCTGAGCTCCCACGGCAAGACCATCGAGGTCCGGGCCGGCACGCAGTCCATCGCCGTCGCGGGAAAGCCGCCGTCCGGAGCAGAGCCGATTGCCGCCCGGCTGCTGCTCAAGGTGGCGGATGCCGCCGCTGCGCAGGAGCGCGAGGGATTGTGCGCGGAAGTCGAAGGGACCTCGCCGTCCGGAGCGGAAGTCCTCGTGGATGGCGCCCCGGCGGCAGTGGCGGAGGACGGACGCTTCCGCGTGCGTGTTCCTGCCGCACCGGACAAGACCAGCGTGGTGGTCTCCATCCGGGATGCCGGCGGACGGGAAACCACGAAGATGGTGCCCTGCGGGCCTGGCGGAAGCGTGGCCCGCATCAAGGACTTCGCCATCCGCTGGAGGAAGAAGGGACCGTGA
- a CDS encoding HAMP domain-containing histidine kinase — protein sequence MNRPKRTGTAVSERARIEEAELLGPGLIHEMRHPLVGIKAGLELISRRVGSEVTDLDDWQMVATQVVRLEELFRSYQQLFAPEPAAASKFAVESVVQRAVDLVAWRVRRLGPRFEWQREAPHHALGSTTALLHALINVLVNAVDAVEDAGGGNRRVAVRVLRGPLQVRISDEGCGIAPEHAARVFDARFTTKAPGRGTGLGLHIARQAMQRTGGDVRLVEPGEARRLPWAVTEFAIEMAEG from the coding sequence ATGAACCGGCCCAAGCGGACAGGGACCGCCGTGAGCGAGCGGGCGCGAATCGAGGAGGCAGAGCTCCTCGGGCCGGGCCTCATCCACGAGATGCGCCATCCGCTGGTCGGCATCAAGGCGGGACTGGAGCTGATCTCCCGCCGTGTCGGCTCCGAGGTCACCGATCTGGACGACTGGCAGATGGTGGCCACGCAGGTCGTGCGGCTCGAGGAGCTGTTCCGCAGCTATCAGCAGCTCTTCGCTCCGGAGCCCGCGGCAGCGTCGAAATTTGCCGTCGAGAGCGTGGTGCAGCGCGCCGTCGATCTGGTGGCGTGGCGCGTGCGGCGTCTCGGTCCGCGGTTCGAGTGGCAGCGCGAGGCCCCCCATCACGCGCTCGGATCCACGACGGCGCTGCTGCACGCGCTGATCAACGTGCTGGTCAATGCCGTGGACGCCGTCGAGGACGCCGGAGGCGGCAACCGCCGGGTGGCCGTCCGGGTGCTCCGCGGTCCACTGCAGGTCCGGATCAGCGACGAAGGATGTGGAATCGCGCCGGAGCACGCGGCGCGGGTGTTCGACGCGCGCTTCACCACCAAAGCGCCGGGGCGCGGGACGGGGTTGGGGCTGCACATCGCGCGGCAGGCGATGCAGCGGACCGGCGGCGACGTGCGCCTCGTGGAGCCGGGCGAGGCGCGGCGACTGCCGTGGGCGGTCACCGAATTCGCGATCGAGATGGCGGAGGGATGA
- a CDS encoding response regulator translates to MDLLSRPCPHPQEVAPPRVLRVNAGVPNAPQLHADQEAVVVEDDPDARRLVATCLRRLGLRVHEAASGAEAQVLLERAIPDLICLDLRLPDASGLTLCEHIRATPRLRDVPVVVITALTRPIDRAQAEVAGADEYMTKPFRADVLVDSVRELIALSAVAPS, encoded by the coding sequence GTGGACCTGCTTTCCCGTCCCTGCCCCCACCCGCAGGAAGTTGCGCCACCTCGGGTGTTGCGCGTCAATGCAGGGGTGCCAAATGCGCCGCAACTCCACGCGGATCAGGAAGCCGTGGTCGTCGAGGACGATCCGGACGCGCGGCGGCTGGTCGCGACGTGCCTGCGCCGGCTCGGGCTGCGCGTGCATGAGGCGGCCAGCGGCGCCGAGGCGCAAGTCCTGCTCGAGCGGGCGATCCCGGACCTGATCTGCCTCGATCTGCGTCTTCCGGACGCGAGCGGCCTGACCCTGTGCGAGCACATCCGGGCCACGCCGCGGCTGCGCGACGTCCCGGTCGTGGTCATCACCGCGCTGACGCGGCCGATCGACCGGGCGCAGGCGGAAGTGGCCGGCGCCGACGAATACATGACCAAGCCCTTCCGCGCCGACGTCCTGGTCGATTCCGTCCGCGAATTGATCGCTCTTTCGGCGGTCGCTCCGAGCTGA
- a CDS encoding sensor histidine kinase has protein sequence MQFRSKIFAMLALVGVVPAAVVGSLSFSVNRAEVERTVASAQARVAEEAARACERFVAQAAESLRLSATILPLRDLSGDELASVLRIPYRQLEFVDAVWIPGGPAVYETGNGRPVPELEILEREAPVRLAVQVGTAIGAPYAARDGSMRLPIALRLAGDRILAAELSLAQLGRQMRQTSQGGTFAYVATRGGTVLAQPYHVELSADERDLLSGGAAARVIVRADGERWLASAAPVGTLGWMVVVAQRAEMALRPAAVVRQYTLFWVAVSLLLVLTLGVLFSRRVTEPVNRLREGVQALRLGRAQAAEVDSDDEIGELARSFNQMAGEIVRRDEEIRRWNGELQQRVDERTAELKVAQDQILRARRLAALGSLGAGMAHELNNPITAITGIAALLRKELEGTPHEEQLRTLQEQARRISSIVGNLRTFADQERTQPGRRFPLHSSVLAALDLYERQMREKGIELATEIKSCDAQGDPAQMQEAIAHIVQNAISAMPEGGRLKVTLSDVNGDALKLSVTDTGRGIPKAMRDRIFDPFFTTKEGPGGVGLGLSISHSIVEAHHGKLLVDSAEGQGATFTIVLPAAAAAAHLR, from the coding sequence GTGCAATTTCGCAGCAAGATTTTCGCCATGCTGGCCCTCGTCGGCGTGGTGCCGGCAGCGGTGGTCGGATCGCTGTCGTTCTCCGTCAACCGCGCCGAAGTGGAGCGCACCGTTGCCTCGGCTCAGGCCCGGGTGGCGGAGGAGGCGGCTCGCGCCTGCGAGCGGTTCGTCGCGCAGGCCGCGGAGAGCCTGCGCCTGTCGGCCACCATCTTGCCACTTCGCGATCTCTCGGGCGACGAGCTCGCGAGCGTGCTGCGCATTCCGTACCGGCAGCTCGAATTCGTCGACGCCGTCTGGATCCCCGGCGGTCCCGCGGTCTACGAAACCGGCAACGGCCGTCCGGTCCCCGAGCTGGAGATCCTCGAGCGAGAGGCGCCGGTGCGCCTCGCCGTCCAGGTCGGCACCGCCATCGGCGCTCCGTACGCAGCGCGCGACGGATCGATGCGCCTTCCCATCGCGCTGCGTCTCGCCGGCGACCGAATCCTGGCGGCGGAGCTTTCCCTCGCCCAGCTCGGCCGCCAGATGCGGCAGACTTCACAGGGTGGCACCTTCGCATACGTCGCCACGCGCGGCGGCACCGTCCTCGCCCAGCCGTATCACGTCGAGCTGTCGGCGGACGAGCGCGATCTCCTCTCCGGCGGAGCCGCGGCCCGCGTGATCGTCCGAGCCGACGGCGAACGCTGGCTGGCCAGCGCCGCGCCCGTCGGTACCCTCGGGTGGATGGTGGTGGTCGCCCAGCGCGCCGAGATGGCGCTGCGCCCGGCGGCGGTGGTGCGGCAGTACACGCTCTTCTGGGTCGCGGTCTCGCTGCTCCTCGTGCTGACGCTCGGCGTGCTCTTCTCCCGTCGCGTCACCGAGCCGGTCAACCGGCTGCGCGAAGGCGTGCAGGCGCTCCGGCTCGGCCGTGCCCAGGCCGCGGAGGTGGACAGCGACGACGAGATCGGCGAGCTGGCGCGCTCGTTCAACCAGATGGCGGGCGAGATCGTGCGGCGCGACGAGGAGATCCGCCGCTGGAACGGCGAGCTTCAACAGCGCGTCGACGAGCGGACCGCCGAGCTCAAGGTGGCGCAGGATCAGATCCTCCGCGCCCGGCGCCTCGCCGCGCTCGGCTCGCTGGGCGCCGGAATGGCGCACGAGCTGAACAATCCGATCACCGCCATCACCGGCATCGCGGCGCTGCTTCGCAAGGAGCTCGAGGGAACTCCCCACGAAGAGCAGCTCCGCACCCTGCAGGAGCAGGCGCGCAGGATCTCCAGCATCGTCGGCAACCTGCGAACGTTCGCCGATCAGGAGCGCACGCAGCCGGGGCGTCGCTTTCCCCTCCACTCCTCGGTGCTCGCCGCCCTCGATCTCTACGAACGGCAAATGCGCGAGAAGGGGATCGAGCTCGCCACCGAGATCAAGAGCTGCGATGCGCAGGGCGATCCGGCGCAGATGCAGGAGGCGATCGCGCACATCGTGCAGAACGCGATCTCGGCGATGCCGGAGGGAGGAAGGCTCAAGGTCACGCTCAGCGACGTGAACGGCGATGCGCTCAAGCTCTCCGTGACCGACACGGGCAGGGGAATCCCCAAGGCGATGCGCGACCGGATCTTCGACCCGTTCTTCACGACCAAGGAGGGCCCGGGGGGAGTCGGGCTCGGGCTCTCCATCTCGCACAGCATCGTGGAAGCCCACCACGGCAAGCTTCTCGTCGATAGCGCCGAAGGACAGGGCGCGACGTTCACCATCGTCCTCCCCGCGGCGGCGGCGGCGGCGCACCTGCGATGA
- a CDS encoding helix-turn-helix domain-containing protein: MPTLESGLRRARQRSGLKQGEVAARAGISRQTLSALEAGRAQPSTAIALNLARTLGCRVEDLFWLREEGDVIRSGLASPARGSRRALAGRVAGRWIAHPLRLDDPLAVITAADAVLVHGRLRLLRPREAVEANVLLTGCDPGLAVLCGHVADRWTGQRVCWIPASSDAALASLGRGEAHVAGAHLFDEEARDFNVPFVRRALAGRPMVVVTFAHLEEGFAVAPGNPRRIRKPADIARPGVRIVNREPGAGARRLLDRLLRKAGVPPSDVQGYDRLLGGHLQVAQAVAMGAADAGVVARSAAVAHGLHFVPLSEERFDLVFPKEWSSDPRAARIVETLEGRAFRRELATLGGYDTRRSGHLVTELP; encoded by the coding sequence ATGCCGACGCTCGAGAGCGGCCTGCGGCGCGCGCGCCAGCGGAGTGGCCTGAAGCAGGGGGAGGTGGCCGCACGGGCCGGGATCAGCCGGCAGACTCTGAGCGCGCTCGAAGCCGGACGTGCCCAGCCTTCCACGGCCATCGCGCTGAACCTCGCGCGCACCCTCGGTTGCCGCGTCGAGGACCTCTTCTGGCTGCGGGAGGAGGGCGACGTGATCCGCTCCGGGCTCGCGTCGCCGGCCCGGGGATCGCGGCGGGCGCTGGCAGGGAGAGTCGCTGGCCGCTGGATCGCGCACCCTCTGCGCCTCGACGATCCCCTCGCCGTCATCACTGCCGCCGACGCCGTGCTGGTCCACGGCCGGCTCCGACTTCTTCGCCCGCGGGAGGCGGTGGAAGCCAACGTGTTGCTCACCGGATGCGATCCTGGCCTCGCCGTGCTCTGTGGACACGTCGCGGACCGCTGGACCGGACAGAGGGTCTGCTGGATTCCCGCCTCCAGCGATGCCGCCCTCGCCAGCCTGGGACGCGGTGAGGCGCACGTCGCCGGCGCACACCTCTTCGACGAGGAGGCGCGAGACTTCAACGTCCCGTTCGTGCGCCGCGCTCTCGCCGGCAGGCCGATGGTCGTAGTGACCTTCGCGCACCTCGAAGAAGGTTTCGCGGTCGCTCCGGGAAACCCGCGTCGGATCCGCAAGCCGGCGGACATCGCCCGGCCCGGCGTCCGCATCGTGAACCGCGAGCCGGGCGCCGGAGCGCGCAGGCTCCTCGATCGCCTTCTCCGGAAGGCTGGAGTTCCCCCCTCCGACGTGCAGGGCTACGATCGCCTTCTCGGCGGTCACCTCCAGGTGGCGCAGGCCGTGGCGATGGGAGCCGCCGATGCCGGGGTGGTCGCGCGCAGCGCGGCGGTCGCCCACGGACTGCACTTCGTTCCGCTTTCGGAAGAGCGGTTCGACCTGGTCTTTCCCAAGGAGTGGAGCAGCGATCCGCGGGCTGCCCGAATCGTCGAGACCCTGGAAGGGCGCGCCTTCCGCCGCGAGCTGGCGACTCTCGGCGGCTACGACACGCGCCGGTCCGGACATCTGGTCACCGAATTGCCGTAA
- the lexA gene encoding transcriptional repressor LexA, whose product MTESLTDRQEKILSFIKKSIQDQGYPPTIREIGEHFGIRSTNGVNDHLKALERKGYLLRGELKSRALSVIEGGRSQAGRFPRLARRELSAVGDGDVVEVPVVGKVAAGEPILAQENITDHVRIDSVLLGDGGRKVFALRVSGDSMIGDGIFDGDYIFVRKQLHAGAGEIVVAMIEDEATVKRFYPEGDRVRFQPSNPRLKPIYVSREDFRETQIIGVVVGVYRKMQ is encoded by the coding sequence ATGACGGAATCGCTGACCGATCGCCAGGAAAAAATCCTCTCCTTCATCAAGAAGAGCATCCAGGACCAGGGCTATCCGCCCACCATCCGGGAGATCGGCGAGCACTTCGGCATCCGCTCGACGAACGGCGTGAACGACCACCTCAAGGCCCTCGAGCGCAAGGGATACCTGCTGCGGGGCGAGCTGAAGAGCCGCGCGCTCAGCGTCATCGAGGGCGGCCGATCGCAGGCCGGTCGCTTCCCCCGCCTTGCCCGGCGTGAGCTTTCCGCCGTCGGCGACGGCGACGTCGTCGAGGTCCCGGTGGTCGGCAAGGTCGCCGCAGGCGAGCCCATCCTGGCCCAGGAGAACATCACCGATCACGTGCGCATCGACAGCGTCCTGCTGGGCGACGGGGGAAGGAAGGTCTTTGCCCTGCGCGTGTCGGGCGACTCGATGATCGGCGACGGGATCTTCGACGGCGATTACATCTTCGTGCGCAAGCAGCTTCACGCCGGGGCTGGCGAGATCGTCGTCGCCATGATCGAGGACGAGGCCACGGTCAAGCGCTTCTATCCCGAGGGCGATCGGGTCCGGTTCCAGCCCTCCAACCCCCGCCTCAAGCCCATCTACGTCAGCAGGGAGGATTTCCGCGAGACGCAGATCATCGGCGTGGTCGTCGGCGTCTACCGCAAGATGCAGTAG